A single genomic interval of halophilic archaeon DL31 harbors:
- a CDS encoding hypothetical protein (KEGG: nmg:Nmag_1239 hypothetical protein) yields MKLAERYAAAVADNSKFVLAVVLVLTLIVGAGAGNVDGGLTIAGFGGNSPEAAALDDIEQNFSVAGENTTTAQVVIRGENVLSRTSLLETLRYQRAIRNDESINATLRAEQPTIGLSNIVATAAYYESNGGRGPPPSLDQQITQLESMSAQEVEETVGRVLDPEAETRGDPYALLSTDYEPGATTAPARILLVYQDTTGASADSLPDAVTAAQVELQTVADREITSTEYFVFGPGIIDEQSGQATGESFAIISPVALLLILTVLGIAYRDAIDVLLGLLGVAFVLVWMAGFLGWAGIGITQILIAVPFLLIGLSIDYALHVVMRYREAVADDPSLDPRAAMAKGLAGVVVAIGAATFTTAVGFLSNAVSPIVSIREFGLVSGFGIVAAFIVFGLMFPALKLEVDRLRERFGRNTTRSPFGRGERIGRLLTLGPELARRAPYVVVAIAVVLAAGGGVAATGIDTTLDQTAFLPVDSPEWMNLLPAAIQPGEYHIKDDAEYLNEKFVQSRGNAKVEFLIRGPVTDPATLETIATAQEALLDTESAAVRADGELQEDGPLETISAVAAENETVAKMVDDADTDGDGIPDRNIEEIYDAVYDADPAAASATIHRQGGEYRSLRLSVALSGTTNTRVITEEMRAVANEMEAQSNLDVIATGSPIITELVQRSLLLTLVEGFLITFAVILAFLAIIFRVRYGSAVLGAVVLFPVVLAQAWLFGAIYLAGLAFTTETAIIAAIGIGIGVDYAIHIGERFMEERDGGREPIDALTRTVRGTGGALLASAATTVAGFGVLMLALVPSLQRFGFITGVAISFAFLASVLVLPSLLVLYTRFSGEPASGSESATAAASE; encoded by the coding sequence ATGAAACTCGCCGAGCGGTATGCAGCCGCCGTCGCCGACAACAGCAAATTCGTCCTCGCAGTCGTTCTCGTGCTGACCCTCATCGTCGGAGCCGGCGCCGGGAACGTCGACGGTGGGCTGACGATTGCGGGATTCGGCGGCAACTCGCCCGAAGCCGCTGCCCTCGACGATATTGAGCAGAATTTCTCGGTTGCCGGCGAGAACACGACCACCGCACAGGTGGTCATCCGCGGCGAGAACGTGTTGAGTCGGACGTCACTGCTCGAGACGTTGCGCTACCAACGAGCCATTAGGAACGACGAATCGATAAACGCGACGCTACGGGCTGAACAGCCAACCATCGGTCTCTCGAACATCGTGGCCACGGCCGCGTACTACGAGTCAAACGGCGGGCGTGGCCCACCGCCATCGCTGGACCAACAGATCACCCAGTTGGAGTCGATGTCTGCCCAGGAGGTCGAGGAGACTGTGGGCAGGGTTCTTGACCCCGAGGCCGAGACGCGTGGAGACCCCTACGCGCTCCTCTCGACTGATTACGAGCCCGGCGCAACCACAGCTCCAGCGCGAATTCTATTGGTGTATCAAGACACCACCGGCGCTTCAGCAGACAGTCTCCCTGACGCGGTTACTGCGGCTCAGGTGGAACTGCAAACCGTCGCCGACCGGGAGATTACCTCGACTGAGTACTTCGTCTTCGGGCCGGGGATTATCGACGAACAGAGCGGGCAGGCGACTGGTGAGAGCTTCGCGATCATCTCCCCAGTCGCGCTTCTGTTGATCCTCACAGTGCTTGGAATCGCCTACCGTGACGCCATCGACGTGTTGCTCGGTCTCCTTGGTGTTGCATTCGTCTTGGTGTGGATGGCGGGATTCCTCGGGTGGGCCGGAATCGGGATTACCCAGATTCTCATCGCCGTCCCGTTCCTCCTCATCGGGCTGAGTATCGACTACGCACTCCACGTCGTGATGCGCTACCGCGAGGCCGTTGCAGACGATCCGTCCCTCGACCCACGGGCCGCGATGGCCAAGGGCCTCGCAGGCGTCGTCGTCGCCATCGGGGCTGCAACGTTCACGACGGCCGTTGGGTTCCTCTCGAACGCGGTGAGCCCAATCGTCTCGATTCGGGAGTTCGGCCTCGTGAGTGGCTTCGGTATCGTTGCGGCGTTCATCGTGTTCGGGCTCATGTTCCCGGCGCTGAAACTGGAGGTCGACCGCCTCCGCGAACGATTCGGGCGCAACACGACCCGCTCCCCCTTCGGCCGCGGTGAGCGCATCGGCCGGTTGCTGACCCTCGGTCCGGAGCTGGCCCGTCGGGCCCCGTACGTCGTGGTTGCCATCGCAGTCGTATTGGCGGCCGGCGGGGGCGTTGCTGCGACGGGCATCGACACGACACTGGACCAGACGGCATTCCTGCCTGTGGACTCCCCGGAGTGGATGAATCTCCTGCCAGCCGCAATCCAGCCTGGGGAGTACCACATCAAGGACGACGCAGAGTACCTCAACGAGAAGTTCGTCCAGTCCCGCGGGAACGCCAAAGTCGAGTTCCTGATACGCGGGCCTGTCACCGACCCGGCGACGCTCGAAACCATCGCTACTGCACAGGAGGCGCTCCTTGACACCGAATCTGCGGCGGTGCGTGCTGACGGGGAACTCCAGGAGGATGGCCCGCTTGAGACAATCTCGGCTGTCGCGGCCGAGAACGAAACGGTCGCCAAGATGGTCGACGACGCCGACACTGACGGCGACGGTATCCCAGACCGAAATATCGAGGAGATTTACGACGCGGTCTACGACGCAGACCCCGCGGCTGCGTCGGCAACGATCCACCGTCAGGGCGGCGAGTACCGCTCCCTCCGACTTTCGGTCGCCCTCTCGGGGACCACCAACACCCGGGTAATTACTGAAGAGATGCGCGCTGTTGCGAACGAAATGGAAGCTCAGAGCAACCTCGATGTCATTGCGACCGGCTCGCCCATCATCACAGAGCTGGTCCAGCGCTCGCTGCTACTCACACTGGTCGAAGGGTTCCTCATCACCTTCGCGGTCATCCTCGCGTTCCTGGCGATTATCTTCAGAGTCCGGTACGGCTCTGCAGTGCTCGGGGCCGTGGTGCTGTTTCCGGTCGTGCTGGCGCAGGCGTGGCTCTTCGGGGCGATCTATCTTGCAGGGCTCGCATTTACGACAGAAACGGCCATTATCGCGGCCATCGGCATCGGGATTGGTGTCGACTACGCCATCCACATCGGTGAACGGTTCATGGAGGAACGAGACGGCGGCCGAGAACCCATCGACGCACTCACCCGAACCGTCCGGGGCACCGGGGGTGCGTTGCTCGCTAGTGCGGCCACGACGGTCGCTGGCTTCGGGGTGTTGATGCTCGCGCTCGTGCCGTCGCTGCAACGGTTCGGCTTTATCACGGGCGTTGCGATTAGCTTCGCGTTCCTCGCCAGCGTCCTGGTGCTCCCGAGCCTACTCGTGCTCTACACGCGGTTCAGCGGTGAGCCAGCGTCGGGGAGTGAATCGGCGACAGCGGCCGCAAGCGAATAA
- a CDS encoding hypothetical protein (KEGG: htu:Htur_1723 hypothetical protein), which yields MSASTQKTSQVETTVTVRCTGHIRTAIGQHELTVSFGGNTLREFLEAFFAEHDVEDLLIAETDTDAVAPGWAPAPDELPGTWRKNPSGEQTRAYARVLVNGRFNELLDGFDTELSDGDRVSLIYPFMFCC from the coding sequence ATGAGCGCGAGCACCCAGAAGACCTCGCAGGTTGAAACCACAGTGACGGTCAGATGTACTGGCCACATCCGAACCGCAATCGGGCAGCACGAACTCACCGTCAGCTTTGGGGGTAACACCCTCCGGGAGTTCCTCGAGGCGTTCTTCGCCGAGCATGATGTTGAGGATCTCCTCATCGCCGAAACGGATACTGACGCGGTGGCCCCGGGGTGGGCTCCAGCCCCAGACGAACTTCCCGGAACCTGGCGAAAGAACCCCTCTGGTGAACAGACGCGAGCGTACGCCCGAGTACTGGTGAACGGCCGGTTCAACGAACTACTTGACGGATTCGACACGGAGCTTTCCGATGGTGACCGCGTCTCACTCATCTACCCGTTTATGTTCTGTTGTTAA
- a CDS encoding Cupin 2 conserved barrel domain protein (PFAM: Cupin 2, conserved barrel~KEGG: hla:Hlac_0956 cupin 2 conserved barrel domain protein) codes for MSDHASLEHVSLANLDSAPHAAPFGQDEPRTVRLALDAGESVAEHEHPGKTIICYVVEGVLDLSLDGEEHRLEAGALARFSGDQAISPTAVEDASVLLVLAE; via the coding sequence ATGTCGGACCACGCCTCGCTCGAACACGTCTCGCTTGCCAACCTCGATAGCGCACCGCATGCGGCACCCTTCGGCCAGGATGAGCCTCGAACGGTTCGACTCGCACTCGATGCGGGCGAATCTGTCGCCGAACACGAACACCCCGGCAAGACGATTATCTGTTACGTCGTCGAAGGCGTCCTGGACCTTTCGCTCGACGGGGAGGAACACCGGCTGGAAGCGGGGGCCCTCGCTCGGTTCAGCGGCGATCAAGCGATTTCGCCGACGGCCGTCGAAGACGCGAGCGTTCTCCTGGTGCTGGCAGAATGA
- a CDS encoding protoporphyrinogen oxidase (TIGRFAM: Protoporphyrinogen oxidase~KEGG: htu:Htur_4343 protoporphyrinogen oxidase~PFAM: Amine oxidase), whose translation MTVAIVGAGLSGLALAHHLDRVGEPFVLYEASAEPGGVVQSNTVDGRVLDIGPQRTRLTPAVTELVHAAGLEPRLRQAADRPLYVFHNGDLRRAPTDLRSAVTTDLLSIRGKLRVLGELFAAPPRADETVGTYLRRAFGTEVAERFIGPLYAGLYGSDLDEMYVRHSFGKAVERLDSPRSLLVAALRHRLGDRDLPPVVSFENGLQELALGLANTVADRLELATPVTEIERGSGAEDAFRIHTATEERTVDDVVFTTPAAVTATLLAGVAPDAAAALEGLTYNPLAVVHLVADGGLDAAGYQVALDEPLDTLGVTSNHGLFGRYGLHTCYLGGGQRPGLLEKSDTALGELAAREFVTTTGLDAESVNVDRLRPGMPAYDKSWTAMDDIELPAGLHLCANFSARAGIPGRARDARQLAESLTAQ comes from the coding sequence ATGACGGTCGCCATCGTTGGGGCTGGCCTCTCTGGGCTGGCACTCGCCCATCATCTGGACCGGGTTGGGGAGCCATTTGTCCTCTATGAAGCATCGGCGGAACCCGGCGGTGTCGTCCAATCGAACACTGTCGACGGCCGTGTCCTTGACATCGGCCCCCAACGGACTCGCCTCACACCTGCAGTCACTGAACTGGTGCATGCGGCGGGTCTCGAGCCTCGGCTTCGGCAGGCGGCGGATCGACCGCTGTACGTATTTCACAACGGCGACCTTCGCCGGGCACCAACCGACCTCCGAAGCGCGGTGACGACTGACTTGTTGAGCATCCGCGGGAAGCTCCGAGTTCTTGGTGAACTGTTCGCGGCCCCGCCTCGAGCTGATGAAACCGTCGGGACCTACCTCAGGCGAGCGTTCGGAACGGAAGTTGCCGAACGGTTCATCGGGCCACTCTACGCAGGCCTGTATGGCTCCGACCTGGACGAGATGTACGTTCGGCATTCGTTCGGGAAGGCTGTTGAGCGTCTTGACTCCCCCAGAAGTCTCCTCGTTGCAGCGCTTCGCCATCGCCTCGGTGACAGGGACCTGCCACCCGTCGTAAGTTTCGAGAATGGGCTGCAGGAACTCGCCTTGGGCCTCGCCAACACCGTCGCAGACCGACTCGAACTCGCGACGCCTGTCACCGAGATTGAACGGGGAAGTGGCGCCGAGGATGCGTTTCGAATCCACACAGCAACCGAGGAACGTACCGTTGATGATGTGGTGTTCACCACCCCAGCGGCAGTCACAGCAACCCTGCTAGCTGGCGTTGCTCCTGACGCGGCGGCCGCACTCGAGGGGTTGACCTACAACCCGCTCGCCGTCGTCCATCTCGTCGCTGACGGCGGCCTCGACGCAGCAGGCTACCAGGTCGCACTCGATGAACCGCTGGACACCCTCGGCGTGACGAGCAATCACGGACTCTTCGGCCGGTACGGACTCCACACCTGCTACCTGGGTGGTGGACAGCGTCCCGGGCTCCTCGAGAAATCGGATACGGCACTCGGGGAACTGGCAGCGAGAGAGTTTGTGACGACCACTGGGCTCGACGCAGAGTCAGTCAACGTCGACCGACTGCGCCCAGGGATGCCCGCATACGACAAATCCTGGACTGCGATGGACGATATCGAGCTTCCGGCTGGCCTCCACCTGTGTGCCAACTTCAGCGCACGAGCCGGCATCCCGGGTCGGGCCCGTGACGCTCGGCAGCTCGCGGAGTCACTCACGGCCCAGTGA
- a CDS encoding hypothetical protein (KEGG: hmu:Hmuk_1678 hypothetical protein): MTTNGPDHDGVEPVTDHVHDNSWSANLEHDEHGADRSLVVEQAKDAVAHTAPENHVNLVTHGDHGNPEGYLYEPLRSAFGEIRLEYVEQCGCGGHVTRVHVQ, encoded by the coding sequence ATGACGACGAACGGTCCAGACCACGACGGGGTTGAACCGGTGACTGACCACGTCCACGACAACTCGTGGTCAGCCAATCTCGAACACGATGAGCACGGAGCAGATCGCTCGCTGGTGGTGGAACAGGCGAAAGACGCTGTTGCCCACACCGCCCCCGAGAACCACGTCAACCTTGTCACCCACGGCGACCACGGCAACCCGGAGGGGTATCTCTACGAACCGCTTCGGAGTGCGTTTGGCGAGATTCGACTCGAGTACGTCGAACAGTGTGGCTGCGGCGGGCACGTGACACGCGTCCACGTCCAGTAA
- a CDS encoding hypothetical protein (KEGG: htu:Htur_1727 hypothetical protein), producing the protein MPDGTSIDERSGVADGPSGRIAKTERSRHEERVETADAGDAGENWEVFQRDDDGRPMRYVGRVRATSASEAHQQASRLFAWYAPEVWVCPAAAVVRFSTAGDGDETATPPSGDEPRTIEF; encoded by the coding sequence ATGCCGGACGGAACCAGTATTGACGAGCGCAGTGGCGTGGCGGACGGCCCATCTGGACGCATCGCAAAAACCGAGCGTTCGCGTCACGAGGAACGCGTCGAGACAGCAGACGCTGGTGACGCAGGGGAGAACTGGGAGGTGTTCCAACGAGACGACGACGGCCGGCCGATGCGATACGTTGGGCGAGTCCGCGCTACGAGTGCGAGTGAGGCACACCAGCAGGCCTCGCGGCTGTTCGCGTGGTACGCCCCAGAAGTGTGGGTCTGCCCGGCAGCCGCGGTTGTCCGGTTCAGCACTGCCGGTGACGGCGACGAAACGGCGACGCCGCCCTCGGGAGACGAACCACGCACCATCGAGTTCTGA
- a CDS encoding GYD family protein (PFAM: GYD~KEGG: hut:Huta_2201 GYD family protein) — MQRYVILVTYTNAGIKDMKNSPERLEKAIEVTEAHGGEFISFNMTMGRYDAVFIADFPDDQAAATAVLTIGSGGAVQSETLKALSDAEYHAICEALP, encoded by the coding sequence ATGCAACGATACGTAATACTTGTAACATATACTAACGCCGGTATCAAAGACATGAAAAACAGCCCCGAGCGCCTCGAGAAGGCTATCGAGGTGACGGAGGCACACGGCGGTGAGTTCATTAGTTTCAACATGACGATGGGCCGGTACGATGCCGTGTTCATCGCCGACTTCCCCGACGACCAGGCCGCGGCGACGGCGGTGCTCACCATCGGCAGCGGTGGCGCCGTCCAAAGTGAGACGCTGAAAGCGCTCAGCGACGCGGAGTACCACGCCATCTGCGAGGCGCTCCCCTGA
- a CDS encoding transposase IS4 family protein (PFAM: Transposase, IS4-like~KEGG: nph:NP6250A ISH9-type transposase), which yields MEIDLLDFVKQCRHLAKQALGKYAGEPASGGFARWKHVVLHCFRLEEGHSYRETPNRLKYLTEIRDALGLDRDDLPDYSTIYKSFDRLKMWVWRVLLRVSAQQHPQSGHAALDSTFFDRRSASSYYRQRSGSTVQTLKVTTLTDVESLAVLDVHVSARWKHDTKTGPQVVRRNADDLLSVAADKAFHNWLTKYEFYALGVDPLILQRGSKPLTVGHNALIRAKGYSQRWMAETSYSTTKRSLGDAVRALGWYRQFREIVLMFAIANIEPLCEPL from the coding sequence ATGGAAATCGATCTCCTCGACTTCGTAAAGCAGTGTCGGCACCTAGCCAAACAAGCGTTGGGGAAGTACGCGGGCGAGCCCGCCAGCGGCGGGTTCGCCCGCTGGAAGCACGTCGTACTACACTGCTTCCGGCTCGAAGAGGGCCACAGCTACCGTGAAACGCCGAATCGGCTGAAGTATCTGACCGAGATTCGTGACGCACTCGGCTTAGATCGGGACGATCTCCCGGACTACAGCACGATCTACAAGTCGTTCGACCGGCTGAAAATGTGGGTGTGGCGGGTGTTGCTGCGCGTTTCAGCGCAGCAACACCCGCAGTCTGGCCACGCAGCACTCGACAGCACCTTCTTCGACCGGCGTTCAGCTTCGTCGTACTACCGCCAGCGATCCGGCAGTACCGTTCAGACGCTGAAAGTGACGACATTAACCGATGTAGAGTCTCTTGCCGTCCTTGACGTTCATGTCTCTGCCCGGTGGAAACACGACACGAAGACCGGGCCGCAGGTCGTCCGCCGGAACGCGGACGACCTGCTGTCCGTCGCGGCGGACAAAGCCTTCCACAACTGGCTGACCAAATACGAGTTCTACGCGCTGGGTGTCGACCCGCTCATCTTACAACGCGGGTCAAAACCACTAACCGTTGGACACAACGCGCTTATCCGGGCAAAAGGCTACTCTCAGCGCTGGATGGCCGAGACGTCGTACTCGACAACGAAGCGCTCGCTCGGCGACGCCGTGCGAGCGCTCGGCTGGTATCGACAGTTCCGTGAAATCGTCCTCATGTTCGCCATCGCCAACATAGAACCGCTCTGTGAGCCACTCTAA
- a CDS encoding hypothetical protein (KEGG: hbo:Hbor_34350 uncharacterized conserved protein (DUF2249)): MASELPRPVDDLFRRAGVPDETQREYLDARDLPPPKPLRETLERLEAMADETVLVQFNDRVPQHLFPRLTDRGYNFETVNDDVVVTAIWREAD; this comes from the coding sequence ATGGCGAGTGAACTACCACGACCAGTTGACGATCTGTTCAGGCGAGCTGGTGTCCCAGATGAGACGCAGCGCGAGTATCTCGACGCCCGGGACCTCCCGCCACCCAAACCGCTCAGAGAGACACTCGAACGGCTCGAAGCAATGGCTGACGAGACCGTACTCGTCCAGTTCAACGACCGCGTGCCCCAGCACCTCTTCCCACGACTCACTGACCGAGGGTACAACTTCGAGACAGTCAACGACGATGTCGTCGTAACCGCGATCTGGCGAGAAGCAGACTGA
- a CDS encoding Protein of unknown function DUF2249 (PFAM: Protein of unknown function DUF2249~KEGG: hbo:Hbor_34960 hypothetical protein) has product MTEQEPADRLDLREMPPPERHPKIHNAFEALDSGESLVIINDHDPQPLYYEMAAEMPTFDAEAYTVDQVGPQEFVATLPKK; this is encoded by the coding sequence ATGACAGAACAGGAGCCAGCTGACCGACTCGACCTTCGAGAGATGCCGCCGCCCGAGCGCCATCCGAAGATTCACAACGCCTTTGAGGCGCTCGACTCGGGCGAATCGCTCGTCATTATCAACGATCACGACCCACAGCCACTCTACTACGAGATGGCAGCCGAGATGCCAACGTTCGATGCGGAGGCCTATACCGTCGACCAGGTCGGGCCCCAGGAGTTCGTCGCGACGTTACCGAAGAAGTAG
- a CDS encoding Protein of unknown function DUF2249 (PFAM: Protein of unknown function DUF2249~KEGG: hbo:Hbor_34340 uncharacterized conserved protein (DUF2249)) — translation MFGTTNTGLHTKADAMAPETLDVRETDGEPFGGIVDSLDALETGETLELVNSFEPVPLYAVLEQRGFSYDTEQVDEDEWHVRITHD, via the coding sequence ATGTTCGGCACAACCAACACAGGGCTCCACACCAAAGCGGATGCCATGGCACCGGAGACACTCGACGTTCGTGAGACAGACGGCGAACCATTCGGGGGTATCGTCGATTCCCTGGATGCGCTTGAAACGGGCGAGACGCTTGAGTTGGTCAACAGCTTCGAACCCGTGCCACTGTACGCGGTGTTGGAACAACGTGGCTTCTCCTACGACACTGAGCAGGTCGATGAAGACGAGTGGCACGTCCGCATCACCCACGACTGA
- a CDS encoding Bacterio-opsin activator HTH domain protein (PFAM: Bacterio-opsin activator, HTH~KEGG: hbo:Hbor_34330 predicted DNA binding protein), translating to MPEAKLTLSIPDRAWPGEITRAYPEACVRIVAAISQAESGVGLAEISGPDLDALLDDMMEHPAVQSMEILQHGDGESLVQFETQLPLLLFAARDSGLPLEMPFEIVDGEATWNLTTSQDAISALGDQLSAMGISYSVDFIQQKITNADDLLTDRQQVLVAEAVSRGYYDTPRRCTLTELADAVDLAKSTTSETLHRAEERVMKEFAATALDDVVESLAESP from the coding sequence ATGCCAGAAGCGAAACTCACACTCAGCATTCCCGATCGGGCCTGGCCGGGAGAGATTACACGGGCGTATCCCGAGGCCTGCGTCCGGATTGTTGCGGCCATTTCCCAGGCCGAAAGCGGAGTCGGATTGGCCGAGATTTCCGGCCCCGACCTGGACGCGCTGCTCGACGACATGATGGAGCACCCTGCGGTACAGTCGATGGAAATCCTCCAGCACGGCGACGGGGAGAGCCTCGTCCAGTTCGAGACCCAATTGCCTCTGCTACTGTTTGCTGCACGAGACTCGGGGCTCCCCCTCGAGATGCCGTTCGAAATCGTTGATGGGGAAGCGACCTGGAACCTCACCACCTCACAGGACGCCATCTCGGCGCTGGGTGACCAGCTCTCCGCAATGGGGATTAGCTACAGTGTCGACTTCATCCAGCAAAAAATTACGAACGCAGACGACCTGCTCACTGACCGCCAGCAGGTGCTCGTCGCCGAAGCGGTTTCGCGTGGCTACTACGACACGCCACGCCGGTGCACGCTCACGGAGTTGGCAGACGCCGTTGACCTGGCGAAATCCACGACGAGTGAGACACTCCACCGTGCCGAGGAACGAGTGATGAAGGAGTTCGCCGCCACGGCACTGGACGACGTTGTCGAGTCGCTTGCAGAGAGCCCATAA
- a CDS encoding Radical SAM domain protein (KEGG: hbo:Hbor_34360 predicted Fe-S oxidoreductase~PFAM: Radical SAM~SMART: Elongator protein 3/MiaB/NifB), with protein sequence MNPRAIDIDERPFVLVWELTQACSLACDHCRADAQELRHPDELTTEEGEALLNEASRFGEDQLIVFSGGDPLARDDAEHLVEYGVDQGLQVTLTPSGTASLTQDRIKGLDEAGLRRMALSLDGGSPRTHDEFRGEPGSFEETLRAARQARDAGIPLQVNTTVSARTVGELPAIRNLVADLDAVLWSVFFLVPVGRGRVLDPISPERSDAVMEWLLDVADAESFGVKTTEAPHYRRVAMEQRRGEGGTATPAADTVGRRTGIRAGAGFAFVSHLGEVYPSGFLPSTAGNVREDSLVDLYRDAPLFESLRDPDQYSGKCGACPYRHLCGGSRSRAYATTGDPLASDPLCPFVPPEYEGPLPDSWDADQVRSATSTELADD encoded by the coding sequence ATGAATCCACGTGCAATCGACATTGACGAACGGCCGTTCGTATTGGTGTGGGAACTCACGCAGGCCTGCTCATTAGCCTGTGACCACTGCCGGGCAGATGCCCAGGAACTACGACATCCTGACGAACTCACGACAGAGGAGGGCGAGGCACTACTCAACGAGGCGAGCCGCTTCGGCGAGGACCAACTCATCGTCTTCTCCGGCGGCGACCCACTCGCCCGCGACGACGCCGAGCATCTCGTCGAGTATGGGGTGGACCAAGGGCTACAGGTCACGCTGACACCCAGCGGGACCGCTTCGCTCACCCAGGACCGCATCAAGGGATTAGACGAGGCCGGCCTGCGGCGGATGGCGCTCAGTCTTGACGGCGGGAGTCCACGCACCCACGACGAGTTCCGCGGCGAGCCGGGCAGTTTCGAGGAGACGCTTCGTGCGGCCCGCCAAGCACGGGATGCAGGCATCCCGTTACAGGTGAACACGACCGTTTCAGCACGCACCGTCGGCGAACTCCCGGCTATTCGAAACCTCGTCGCCGACCTCGACGCAGTCCTCTGGTCGGTCTTTTTCCTTGTTCCGGTCGGGCGGGGGCGAGTACTCGACCCCATTTCCCCAGAGCGCAGCGACGCCGTGATGGAGTGGTTGCTCGACGTCGCCGATGCGGAATCGTTCGGCGTGAAGACGACAGAAGCACCCCACTATCGCCGTGTGGCGATGGAGCAACGTCGCGGGGAGGGCGGCACCGCGACCCCTGCTGCGGATACGGTTGGTCGCCGGACAGGAATCAGGGCGGGTGCAGGATTCGCGTTCGTCAGCCACCTAGGTGAAGTGTACCCGTCTGGCTTCCTTCCATCGACGGCTGGAAACGTTCGAGAGGATAGCCTCGTCGACCTCTATCGTGACGCCCCGCTATTCGAGTCGCTCCGAGACCCAGACCAGTACTCGGGCAAGTGCGGCGCCTGCCCGTATCGGCACCTCTGTGGCGGTAGTCGCTCGCGTGCGTACGCTACCACGGGTGACCCGCTCGCAAGCGATCCACTCTGTCCGTTCGTTCCGCCGGAGTACGAGGGACCACTGCCAGATTCCTGGGATGCTGACCAGGTGCGTAGCGCAACCAGCACCGAACTCGCGGACGATTAG
- a CDS encoding blue (type 1) copper domain protein (PFAM: Blue (type 1) copper domain; Twin-arginine translocation pathway, signal sequence, subgroup~KEGG: hbo:Hbor_30420 plastocyanin), with amino-acid sequence MRQDLSRRRFVRGLGASGLALTLAGCSSSNASSSDSPTDTPTESSGESSSGETWEQTSTVEMTDELTFAPKRIEVEAGTTVTWKNVGSIGHSVTAYGEEIPDGASYFASGDFESEQAASDAYPDEGNVTEGGSYEHTFETKGEYKYYCIPHEMNGMVGYVKVV; translated from the coding sequence ATGAGACAGGACCTATCGCGCCGACGGTTTGTGCGGGGGCTCGGTGCAAGCGGACTCGCACTGACCCTTGCGGGCTGTAGCTCGAGTAACGCCAGTTCGTCAGATTCACCGACGGACACGCCGACGGAGTCCAGTGGCGAGAGCTCTTCGGGGGAGACCTGGGAACAGACCAGTACGGTCGAGATGACTGACGAGCTCACGTTCGCGCCCAAGCGGATCGAAGTCGAAGCCGGGACCACGGTCACGTGGAAGAACGTTGGCTCAATTGGCCACTCGGTGACCGCCTATGGGGAGGAGATTCCCGACGGGGCGAGCTACTTCGCCTCCGGCGACTTCGAGAGTGAACAGGCCGCGAGCGACGCCTATCCAGACGAGGGGAACGTCACCGAAGGCGGCAGCTACGAGCACACGTTCGAGACGAAAGGTGAGTACAAGTACTACTGCATCCCCCACGAGATGAACGGGATGGTCGGCTACGTGAAGGTGGTCTAA